In one Aeromicrobium erythreum genomic region, the following are encoded:
- a CDS encoding betaine/proline/choline family ABC transporter ATP-binding protein (Members of the family are the ATP-binding subunit of ABC transporters for substrates such as betaine, L-proline or other amino acids, choline, carnitine, etc. The substrate specificity is best determined from the substrate-binding subunit, rather than this subunit, as it interacts with the permease subunit and not with substrate directly.), with protein sequence MSETTTTTTTSGQQSHGQRILLENVTKKYSGQSGAAVDDVTLEIPAGEIVMLVGPSGCGKTTTMKMINRLIEPTSGRIYIGDEDVTDQDADDLRRRIGYVIQGAGLFPHYTVAENIAIVPRLLGWKKDRVAARVDELLDLVNLDPEQYRDRYPRELSGGQQQRVGVARALAADPPVLLMDEPFGAVDPITRQRLQDELLRLQEELRKTIVFVTHDFDEAVKLGDRIAILDVGSRIVQYDTPEAILTSPANEFVEGFVGHGAALKQLTLTRVRDVELHEAAVAHVGGDAAAAAQDARAKGRDWVIVLDAQERPQRWVSVRELERGGALDRVSRDLELETVSSASTLNDALDEMLTSSHGVVVVTGRRNVYQGVIRVETIMQAMQQLSSSAADVDPVQP encoded by the coding sequence GTGTCTGAGACCACCACGACCACCACCACGTCCGGGCAGCAGTCGCACGGGCAGCGCATCCTGCTCGAGAACGTCACCAAGAAGTACTCGGGCCAGTCCGGCGCGGCCGTCGACGACGTGACGCTCGAGATCCCCGCCGGCGAGATCGTCATGCTCGTCGGCCCGTCGGGCTGCGGCAAGACCACGACGATGAAGATGATCAACCGGCTCATCGAGCCGACCAGCGGTCGCATCTACATCGGCGACGAGGACGTCACCGACCAGGACGCCGACGACCTGCGCCGACGCATCGGCTACGTCATCCAGGGCGCCGGGCTGTTCCCGCACTACACGGTCGCCGAGAACATCGCGATCGTGCCGCGGCTGCTCGGCTGGAAGAAGGACCGCGTCGCCGCGCGCGTCGACGAGCTGCTCGACCTGGTGAACCTCGACCCCGAGCAGTACCGCGACCGGTACCCCCGGGAGCTGTCCGGCGGCCAGCAGCAGCGCGTCGGCGTGGCCCGGGCCTTGGCGGCCGACCCGCCGGTGCTGCTGATGGACGAGCCGTTCGGCGCCGTCGACCCCATCACCCGCCAGCGGCTGCAGGACGAGCTCCTGCGCCTGCAGGAGGAGCTGCGCAAGACGATCGTGTTCGTCACGCACGACTTCGACGAGGCCGTGAAGCTCGGCGACCGCATCGCGATCCTCGACGTCGGCTCGCGGATCGTCCAGTACGACACGCCCGAGGCCATCCTGACGTCGCCGGCGAACGAGTTCGTCGAGGGCTTCGTCGGCCACGGTGCCGCCCTGAAGCAGCTGACGCTCACCCGCGTGCGTGACGTCGAGCTGCACGAGGCCGCCGTCGCGCACGTCGGCGGCGACGCAGCCGCGGCTGCGCAGGACGCCCGCGCCAAGGGTCGCGACTGGGTGATCGTCCTCGACGCGCAGGAGCGCCCGCAGCGGTGGGTCTCCGTCCGCGAGCTCGAGCGGGGCGGCGCGCTCGACCGCGTGTCACGCGACCTGGAGCTCGAGACCGTCAGCTCCGCCTCGACCCTCAACGACGCGCTCGATGAGATGCTCACGTCGTCGCACGGCGTCGTCGTGGTCACGGGTCGGCGCAACGTCTACCAAGGCGTCATCCGCGTCGAGACGATCATGCAGGCGATGCAGCAGCTCAGCAGCAGCGCTGCGGACGTCGACCCGGTGCAGCCGTGA
- a CDS encoding ABC transporter permease, which produces MGFLDFVHDRWSVLSFLAYQHLSLVVQTLAAATLLAIVLGVLAYRSRWGTAAAQALSSVGLTLPSYALLGLLVGVVGIGVLPSVIALVFFGFLPILRNVIVGLTGVDQALVESARGMGMGRVATLVRLELPLAWPVIMTGVRVSGQMLMGIAAIAAYVLGPGLGGYIFSGISRTGGANATYSIVAGTVGIILLAVVLDLVLNLLTRATTSRGIRV; this is translated from the coding sequence GTGGGCTTCCTCGACTTCGTCCACGATCGATGGTCGGTGCTGTCGTTCCTGGCGTACCAGCACCTGAGCCTGGTGGTGCAGACGTTGGCCGCGGCCACGCTGCTGGCGATCGTGCTCGGCGTGCTGGCCTACCGGTCCCGCTGGGGCACCGCCGCGGCGCAGGCGCTGTCGTCCGTCGGGCTGACGCTCCCCTCGTACGCGCTGCTCGGCCTGCTGGTCGGTGTCGTCGGCATCGGGGTGCTGCCCTCGGTCATCGCCCTGGTCTTCTTCGGGTTCCTGCCGATCCTGCGCAACGTGATCGTCGGCCTCACCGGTGTCGACCAGGCGCTCGTGGAGTCGGCGCGCGGCATGGGCATGGGGCGGGTGGCCACGCTCGTGCGGCTCGAGCTGCCGCTCGCATGGCCGGTCATCATGACCGGCGTCCGCGTCTCGGGCCAGATGCTCATGGGCATCGCCGCGATCGCGGCCTACGTGCTGGGGCCCGGCCTCGGCGGCTACATCTTCTCGGGCATCTCCCGCACCGGCGGGGCCAACGCCACGTACTCCATCGTCGCGGGCACGGTCGGGATCATCCTCCTCGCCGTCGTGCTCGACCTCGTCCTCAACCTGCTCACCCGAGCCACGACCTCCAGGGGCATCCGTGTCTGA